Proteins from a single region of Limisphaerales bacterium:
- the aroQ gene encoding type II 3-dehydroquinate dehydratase, with protein sequence MKILFLNGPNLNLLGQRQPEIYGTTTLADIEAAVRAQAEGRAEIEFRQTNDEGELVTWIQEAASAANVAVINAAGYTHTSVALRDSIAASDVPIIEIHLSNIHAREEFRHNSLIAPVCEGQICGFGPTSYVLGLEAALSLKISD encoded by the coding sequence GTGAAAATTTTGTTTCTCAATGGACCGAACTTAAACCTGCTCGGCCAACGCCAACCGGAAATCTACGGCACCACCACGCTAGCGGATATCGAGGCCGCCGTGCGCGCGCAGGCGGAGGGGCGCGCTGAGATTGAGTTTCGCCAAACCAACGACGAAGGCGAATTGGTGACGTGGATTCAAGAGGCTGCCAGCGCGGCGAATGTCGCCGTGATCAACGCCGCCGGTTACACGCACACCAGCGTCGCGCTGCGTGATTCCATTGCCGCCAGCGATGTGCCGATCATTGAAATTCACCTTTCAAACATCCACGCGCGGGAGGAGTTTCGGCACAATTCCCTCATCGCCCCCGTGTGCGAAGGGCAAATTTGCGGTTTCGGCCCTACTTCGTACGTGCTGGGATTAGAGGCGGCTTTATCCTTAAAGATAAGTGATTAA
- the accB gene encoding acetyl-CoA carboxylase biotin carboxyl carrier protein, producing the protein MDLKDIKSIVDLMKKNALSEFEMEEGDFKIKLKRDAAGKPRKGEPVVVQEAPMVLPAAAPIPAAIPAAAPAPAAAPVAAPEPEGTEVKSPMIGTFYRKPSPDAEPFVEVGAKVDADTVVCIIEAMKVMNEIKAEVKGTIIEVLMEEGKPVEYGQGLFRIDPS; encoded by the coding sequence ATGGATCTCAAGGACATCAAGAGCATTGTTGATCTAATGAAGAAAAATGCCCTCTCGGAATTCGAGATGGAAGAGGGCGACTTCAAAATTAAACTCAAACGCGATGCCGCAGGCAAACCGCGCAAAGGCGAACCGGTGGTGGTGCAGGAAGCGCCAATGGTGTTGCCCGCCGCCGCGCCAATCCCCGCTGCCATTCCGGCGGCAGCACCAGCACCGGCCGCGGCTCCCGTTGCCGCACCCGAACCGGAGGGCACGGAAGTGAAGTCGCCGATGATCGGCACGTTTTATCGCAAGCCCTCGCCGGATGCAGAACCGTTTGTGGAAGTAGGTGCCAAGGTAGACGCGGACACGGTGGTGTGCATCATCGAGGCGATGAAGGTGATGAATGAAATCAAGGCCGAAGTGAAGGGTACTATCATCGAAGTGCTAATGGAGGAAGGCAAGCCGGTGGAGTATGGGCAGGGGCTGTTCCGGATTGATCCGAGCTAA
- the accC gene encoding acetyl-CoA carboxylase biotin carboxylase subunit has protein sequence MFEKILVANRGEIAVRIMRACRELDIRTVAVYSEVDANSMHVQMADEAICIGPAPSNESYLKRDRIIGAAEIADVDAIHPGYGFLSEDARFAEVCESCNIAFIGPGATVMNAFGDKQTSRELAERAGVAVPPGSDGMVDDEATARRVAKEIGYPVMIKAVAGGGGRGLRVAHNEVSLLKGYHTARSEAEVAFGNSGVYIEKFIENPRHIEFQILGDTQGNIIHLGERDCSIQRRNQKLIEESPSPLMADLPGLRNEMGEAALRICREARYVNAGTVEFVTDDKGNYYFLEVNKRIQVEHPITEEVTGVDLVKQQILIAMGEPLQLTQDEVTFSGHAIECRINAENPFADFAPSPGRVKMYYAPGGRGVRIDSHVYAGYTIPPTYDSMIAKLITTGKDRREAIARMSRALGEYMITGVKTTIPFEQVVMRDPNFRRGKYATNFIENLLANRREMIERDA, from the coding sequence ATGTTTGAAAAAATTCTGGTAGCCAATCGTGGTGAAATCGCCGTGCGAATTATGCGCGCGTGTCGTGAGCTGGATATTCGCACGGTGGCCGTGTACTCGGAGGTGGACGCAAATTCAATGCACGTGCAAATGGCCGATGAGGCCATTTGCATCGGGCCCGCGCCGAGCAACGAAAGTTATCTGAAACGCGATCGCATCATCGGCGCGGCGGAGATTGCCGATGTGGATGCGATCCATCCGGGGTATGGGTTTCTGTCCGAGGACGCGCGCTTTGCTGAGGTGTGCGAGAGCTGCAACATCGCTTTCATTGGCCCGGGCGCAACGGTGATGAATGCGTTTGGTGATAAACAAACCAGCCGTGAACTCGCCGAACGCGCTGGCGTTGCAGTGCCACCGGGGTCTGATGGAATGGTGGATGACGAAGCCACGGCGCGTCGTGTGGCGAAGGAGATTGGTTATCCCGTAATGATTAAAGCCGTGGCGGGCGGTGGCGGGCGCGGCTTGCGCGTGGCGCACAATGAAGTTTCGCTGTTGAAAGGCTACCACACCGCGCGTTCCGAGGCGGAAGTGGCGTTTGGTAACAGCGGGGTTTACATCGAAAAATTCATCGAGAATCCCCGGCACATTGAGTTTCAAATCTTGGGCGACACCCAAGGGAACATCATCCACCTCGGCGAACGCGATTGCTCCATCCAACGCCGCAATCAAAAGCTCATCGAAGAATCCCCCTCGCCGCTGATGGCTGACTTGCCCGGGCTGCGCAATGAAATGGGCGAGGCCGCGCTGCGCATTTGCCGCGAGGCGCGCTACGTGAATGCCGGCACGGTGGAGTTTGTCACCGACGACAAGGGCAACTATTATTTTCTAGAGGTCAACAAACGCATCCAGGTGGAGCATCCTATCACCGAGGAAGTCACCGGCGTGGACCTCGTGAAACAGCAAATCCTCATCGCGATGGGCGAGCCGCTGCAGCTCACACAGGATGAAGTCACCTTCAGCGGCCACGCCATCGAGTGCCGCATCAACGCCGAAAATCCGTTTGCCGATTTCGCGCCCTCGCCCGGCCGCGTGAAAATGTACTACGCACCCGGCGGCCGCGGCGTACGAATCGACAGCCACGTGTACGCCGGCTACACCATCCCGCCCACGTACGATTCGATGATCGCCAAACTCATCACCACCGGCAAAGACCGCCGCGAAGCCATTGCCCGAATGAGTCGCGCCCTTGGCGAATATATGATCACCGGCGTGAAAACCACCATCCCCTTTGAGCAAGTCGTGATGCGCGATCCCAATTTCCGGCGCGGCAAGTACGCCACCAATTTTATCGAAAACCTCCTCGCTAACCGCCGCGAGATGATTGAGCGCGACGCATAA
- the thiE gene encoding thiamine phosphate synthase produces MKPLADCRLYAFVDSAYLHDHTPVDLAQQLCDGGADLIQLRAKDWPEEKIRQTAEAIIPITRAAGIPLVINDHWQIATDLEAEICHLGQEDYFESSAPPQPSTFIPQLGLSTHAPEQAARAMETNAAYFAVGPVFPTPTKPGRPGVTLEYVRWAAAHIDRPWFAIGGITLENIDSVLEAGARRICVVSAILNAPDVAHACQQFRERLASVPPQTQQIP; encoded by the coding sequence GTGAAACCCCTTGCCGACTGCCGCCTCTACGCCTTCGTCGACAGCGCCTATCTGCACGACCACACCCCCGTCGATCTCGCCCAACAACTCTGCGACGGCGGCGCCGACCTCATCCAACTCCGTGCCAAAGACTGGCCCGAAGAAAAAATCCGCCAAACCGCTGAAGCAATTATCCCCATCACCCGTGCCGCCGGAATCCCCCTTGTCATCAACGACCACTGGCAGATCGCCACCGACCTCGAAGCCGAAATCTGTCACCTCGGCCAAGAAGACTACTTCGAGTCAAGCGCCCCCCCGCAACCCTCAACCTTCATCCCTCAACTCGGTTTAAGCACTCACGCCCCCGAGCAAGCCGCGCGCGCGATGGAAACCAACGCCGCTTACTTCGCTGTCGGCCCCGTTTTCCCCACGCCCACCAAGCCCGGACGGCCCGGCGTCACGCTTGAATATGTCCGCTGGGCCGCCGCACACATCGATCGCCCTTGGTTTGCGATCGGTGGCATTACGTTGGAAAATATAGATTCAGTCCTGGAAGCCGGCGCGCGTCGGATTTGCGTGGTGTCCGCAATTTTGAATGCGCCCGATGTCGCCCACGCTTGCCAGCAATTCCGCGAACGCTTAGCCTCCGTGCCGCCACAAACCCAACAAATCCCATGA
- a CDS encoding sugar kinase gives MSLLVLGTTALDSIKTPHAENPRLLGGSASHAAVAASFFTTPHLIGAVGDDFPRKYINLYRKHGLNLEGLQQLSGQTFHWSGEYELNMNHRRTLDTVLGVIENFSPTLTAAQTRLPYVLLANCAPDLQANVLDQMRRPKFVVADTMDLWLNIARAPLLKLLPRLDCLVLNDSEAAQLAEEDNPIAALPRIHKLGPKYVIVKKGEHGAILSGPRGLFVAPAYPLKKVVDPTGAGDSFIGGLMGHLTSQKGSPEKNLRSALIQGTITASYCCEAFGLKKTTKIKKADITKRVRELTKMVKW, from the coding sequence ATGAGCTTATTAGTCCTCGGTACTACTGCCCTCGATTCCATCAAAACCCCGCACGCGGAAAACCCGCGCCTCCTCGGCGGGTCTGCCAGCCACGCTGCAGTTGCTGCGAGCTTTTTCACCACGCCCCATCTCATTGGTGCGGTGGGCGATGATTTTCCACGCAAATATATCAACCTCTATCGCAAGCACGGTCTCAACCTCGAAGGCCTTCAACAGCTCAGCGGGCAAACCTTTCACTGGTCCGGCGAGTACGAGCTGAACATGAATCACCGCCGCACACTCGATACTGTGCTCGGCGTCATCGAAAATTTTTCACCCACCCTCACCGCCGCCCAAACGCGCTTGCCGTACGTCCTCCTTGCCAACTGCGCACCCGATTTGCAGGCCAACGTGCTCGACCAAATGCGGCGCCCGAAATTTGTGGTGGCAGACACCATGGATCTCTGGCTCAACATCGCCCGCGCTCCGCTGCTGAAGCTGCTGCCGCGCCTCGATTGCCTTGTGCTCAACGACAGCGAAGCCGCCCAACTCGCCGAAGAAGACAACCCCATCGCCGCCCTCCCGCGTATTCATAAACTCGGCCCCAAATACGTAATCGTAAAAAAGGGCGAACACGGCGCCATCCTTTCCGGCCCACGCGGGCTGTTTGTGGCACCGGCTTATCCGCTCAAAAAAGTAGTGGACCCCACCGGCGCCGGCGACAGCTTCATCGGCGGCCTCATGGGCCACCTCACCAGCCAAAAAGGCAGCCCTGAAAAAAATCTACGTTCAGCGCTCATCCAAGGCACCATCACCGCCAGCTACTGTTGCGAAGCCTTCGGACTCAAGAAAACCACGAAGATTAAAAAAGCCGATATCACGAAACGTGTCCGTGAGTTAACGAAGATGGTGAAGTGGTGA
- a CDS encoding alkaline phosphatase D family protein translates to MKTAITLLLGLSLNLALETQAQLPDGNPTETRVTHGPMLGRPAPDSMSLWVRTERPGKVRVLYGTKKDMFTHEASIETTDITRDNTAIITINKLKPNTRYYYRIDDHQLEGSFRTMPRAVDFKNPKGNPKGLFNFKFEFACGNNQGGGGNSAGPTVPVFKTLNAKVRDDINFAILNGDWLYEQRRDYSPKDWLRQVGLDTMQQAPRIVQKAPTVVGVWENYKTYLTRGRNLSEWHRHVPSFYTADDHELINDIYGTAEAGYVNRRAVFRDIGTKAWFDYLAWANPVQHNSSAWFGTGKFKKNNDVLEDPEADFTKLNYKELGNLHVHWGTPTAGVPDAKLDGQPGNPNSAVYDIVEVLSPTKVRIHPPAKADGTAGYSIGRRCYGKFSVSNCDFFLLDTRSHRNLHNVDKPANPKATMLGKQQLKWLKDNISKSKADFIFIVSSVNFMVPHVGSGGGDDQQLTIKKDDAWTVFLKEREELIDFWDKLDKGVFVLTGDLHNSFAIKITDNVYEFASGPHNSINHAPMKDEGGRPANGRFKYGPRACDIRWSSYAMADIPRANRTFPHYCVVQVNNVFNNPVERNGERWFAFPHPQVMFQFHDAFTGALRYSETYVLGMD, encoded by the coding sequence ATGAAAACTGCCATTACCCTTCTGCTTGGACTCAGTCTAAATCTAGCCCTCGAAACGCAAGCCCAGCTACCCGATGGCAATCCCACCGAGACACGTGTGACCCACGGGCCAATGCTCGGCAGGCCCGCACCCGATTCCATGAGCCTGTGGGTGCGCACCGAACGCCCTGGCAAGGTGAGGGTTCTTTACGGCACCAAGAAAGATATGTTCACGCACGAAGCATCCATTGAGACGACCGACATCACCCGTGATAACACGGCCATCATCACCATCAATAAGCTGAAACCTAATACGCGTTATTACTACCGTATCGATGATCATCAACTGGAGGGCTCTTTCCGCACCATGCCGCGCGCAGTAGATTTCAAGAACCCGAAGGGCAACCCCAAGGGACTCTTTAATTTTAAATTCGAGTTTGCCTGTGGCAACAATCAAGGGGGCGGCGGCAACAGCGCAGGGCCGACCGTCCCTGTATTTAAAACGTTGAATGCAAAAGTGCGCGACGACATCAACTTCGCCATTCTCAATGGCGACTGGCTCTACGAACAACGCCGCGATTATTCTCCAAAAGACTGGCTGCGCCAGGTCGGCCTCGACACAATGCAACAGGCCCCACGCATCGTTCAAAAGGCACCAACGGTGGTGGGTGTTTGGGAAAATTATAAAACCTACCTCACGCGGGGCCGTAACCTGAGTGAATGGCATCGTCATGTGCCCTCCTTCTACACTGCAGACGACCACGAACTGATCAATGACATCTATGGAACCGCCGAAGCGGGCTACGTCAATCGCCGCGCCGTCTTTCGCGATATCGGCACAAAAGCGTGGTTCGACTACCTCGCGTGGGCCAACCCCGTACAGCATAATTCATCCGCGTGGTTTGGCACCGGCAAGTTCAAGAAAAACAACGATGTACTTGAGGATCCCGAGGCGGATTTTACAAAACTAAACTATAAGGAACTGGGCAACCTACACGTGCACTGGGGCACTCCCACAGCCGGCGTGCCCGATGCCAAGCTTGATGGCCAACCGGGTAATCCAAACTCTGCAGTGTATGACATCGTGGAGGTGCTTAGCCCCACCAAAGTCCGCATCCATCCACCGGCCAAGGCTGACGGTACCGCGGGCTACTCCATTGGCCGCCGATGTTACGGCAAGTTCAGCGTGTCTAATTGCGATTTCTTCCTCCTCGACACCCGTTCACACCGCAACCTTCATAATGTAGACAAACCAGCAAACCCCAAGGCCACCATGCTGGGCAAACAACAGCTAAAGTGGCTTAAGGACAACATTAGCAAGAGTAAGGCTGACTTTATCTTCATCGTCTCCTCAGTGAATTTCATGGTGCCCCACGTGGGCAGCGGAGGGGGAGACGACCAGCAGCTCACCATTAAGAAAGATGATGCGTGGACGGTGTTCCTGAAGGAACGTGAGGAACTCATCGATTTTTGGGACAAGCTCGACAAAGGCGTCTTTGTGCTCACCGGCGACCTGCACAACAGCTTCGCCATTAAGATCACCGATAACGTCTATGAATTTGCAAGCGGCCCACACAACTCCATCAACCATGCGCCGATGAAGGACGAAGGCGGCCGCCCGGCCAACGGCAGATTCAAGTACGGTCCACGCGCCTGCGATATCCGCTGGAGCAGCTACGCCATGGCCGACATCCCGCGGGCAAACCGCACCTTCCCGCACTATTGCGTGGTGCAAGTAAACAACGTCTTCAACAACCCTGTGGAACGGAATGGCGAGCGCTGGTTTGCCTTCCCGCATCCCCAGGTAATGTTCCAGTTTCACGATGCCTTCACCGGCGCCTTGCGCTATTCTGAAACGTACGTGCTGGGAATGGACTAA
- a CDS encoding VacJ family lipoprotein, with protein MRFVYPSLVLLMVCLGLLGIGCAAPRTYSLPEASHPSDALLMTPSVADPIEPVNRASFALNEFLFAYAVDPAVGVYNTLIPKPARTGVRNFRNNLFYPLRLVSNLLQGKWSGAGTETKRFLINTTLGVAGLGDPATHKYNLASTGEDLGQVFGHWGWESKMYLYVPVLGASSERDALGSFTGLGLDPASLAPAARIGMGFNHVSFSSRTLSQMLKTEYDPYELAKMNYTLKRDAQVRDLQFGGSAEDTGQTQTLMAIYSRPKNPDFAKLADELEVTPKNFARPLTVSLWLQKKAAPIAWILPGLGGHRLSTRALALAEQAHTEGYHVVCISNNFNWEFIRSAPADYLPGYMPHDLAAIRAVQQSVAAHLTTKHGAAHLTGQSLLGFSMGAWYTLNLAATSPPETYAHAVAINPPLDLVHGLKALDRLYRTPGKDSAALRQIALLKIAVNQKQTAEQGANMPFTDAEASYLIGLSYRITLRQAILSGHLNLEGRDLPARRRLYHRVNALSWEDYFTKILTPHLAQQTIPVATLTNASDLRQRQAGATAAKSLHLVLTSNDFLLSDEHLNWFRQNFPNQIIYNEKGGHMGQLWKKEVHQAISEVIRWK; from the coding sequence ATGCGTTTTGTTTACCCATCCCTCGTCCTGCTGATGGTTTGCCTTGGCCTGCTCGGCATTGGATGCGCCGCGCCGCGTACCTACTCGCTTCCGGAGGCATCACATCCATCCGACGCTCTGCTGATGACGCCTTCGGTGGCCGACCCCATTGAGCCAGTAAACCGTGCTTCCTTCGCGCTCAATGAATTTTTGTTTGCCTATGCGGTGGACCCGGCCGTAGGCGTTTACAACACGCTCATCCCCAAGCCCGCTCGCACGGGCGTCCGTAATTTTCGCAATAATCTGTTTTATCCGCTACGACTCGTCAGTAATTTATTGCAGGGCAAATGGAGCGGCGCGGGCACGGAGACCAAACGGTTTCTCATCAACACCACTCTCGGCGTGGCCGGCTTGGGCGATCCGGCCACGCACAAATACAACCTCGCCTCCACCGGCGAAGACCTTGGCCAAGTGTTCGGCCATTGGGGTTGGGAATCGAAAATGTATTTGTACGTCCCTGTGCTGGGTGCCTCCTCTGAACGTGATGCGCTCGGCAGCTTTACCGGATTGGGGCTTGATCCCGCCTCGCTTGCACCCGCCGCCCGGATTGGGATGGGCTTCAACCACGTCTCCTTTAGCAGCCGCACCCTAAGCCAAATGCTCAAGACTGAGTACGATCCGTATGAACTCGCCAAAATGAATTATACCCTCAAGCGCGATGCCCAAGTGCGCGACCTCCAATTCGGCGGCTCTGCCGAAGATACCGGCCAAACACAAACGCTGATGGCGATTTACTCGCGCCCAAAAAATCCAGACTTCGCCAAGCTCGCGGATGAACTCGAAGTAACACCCAAAAACTTCGCCCGTCCCCTCACCGTTTCCCTATGGCTGCAAAAAAAAGCCGCCCCCATCGCGTGGATCCTCCCCGGCCTCGGTGGCCACCGCCTCAGCACCCGCGCCCTCGCCCTCGCCGAACAAGCCCACACCGAAGGCTACCACGTCGTTTGCATCAGCAATAATTTCAACTGGGAATTCATCCGCAGCGCCCCCGCCGATTATTTGCCCGGCTATATGCCACACGACCTCGCCGCCATCCGTGCCGTCCAACAATCCGTCGCCGCCCACCTCACGACCAAACACGGCGCAGCGCACCTCACCGGCCAGTCGCTACTCGGCTTTTCAATGGGCGCTTGGTACACCCTCAACCTCGCCGCCACCAGCCCGCCCGAAACCTACGCACACGCCGTCGCCATCAACCCGCCGCTCGATCTCGTCCACGGCCTCAAAGCGCTCGACCGTCTCTACCGTACCCCGGGCAAAGACTCCGCAGCCCTCCGCCAAATCGCACTGCTTAAGATCGCCGTTAACCAAAAACAAACCGCTGAGCAAGGCGCCAACATGCCCTTCACCGACGCCGAAGCTTCGTACCTCATCGGCCTCAGCTATCGCATCACCCTCCGCCAAGCCATCCTCTCCGGCCACCTGAACCTCGAAGGCCGCGACCTCCCTGCCCGCCGCCGTCTTTACCACCGCGTCAACGCCCTCAGCTGGGAAGATTATTTCACAAAAATCCTCACCCCCCACCTCGCCCAACAAACCATCCCCGTTGCCACCCTCACAAACGCCAGCGACCTCCGCCAACGCCAAGCCGGCGCCACCGCCGCCAAAAGCCTCCACCTCGTCCTCACCAGCAACGACTTTCTTTTAAGCGACGAGCACCTGAACTGGTTCCGCCAAAACTTCCCCAACCAAATCATTTACAATGAAAAAGGCGGCCACATGGGCCAACTCTGGAAAAAAGAAGTCCACCAAGCCATTAGTGAAGTGATTCGCTGGAAATAA
- a CDS encoding leucine-rich repeat domain-containing protein — protein sequence MRFFWIPVIGLLAVGCSSEADKLEEKAMAGDVSAQFDLATLFEAAEEGEADLVQAYKWYAIASTNGDVVAGENLRDCAENMSAKQIAVAQKLVASWVKIHPPQFTKPTQTNQPKVKPKRLSPQERVEAAVRAGLDMPMDAALTPADWARVTKLDLASMRLRDLSLLAQCHALREVDLGRNGLSNLTPLAGLSKLEVIYAYENRIADLKPLAKLTALRELQLSINPPINDLQPLANLAQLEVLELDSCGATNLQPLARLTQLRRLVLTSNKATDVTPLYSLTKLRFLSIKHCPIPPAQAAALRKALPNCKIFGP from the coding sequence ATGCGTTTTTTTTGGATTCCTGTGATTGGCCTGTTGGCCGTGGGCTGCTCATCGGAAGCGGATAAACTTGAAGAGAAAGCAATGGCTGGCGATGTAAGCGCGCAGTTTGATTTGGCAACACTTTTTGAAGCCGCCGAGGAGGGCGAGGCGGATTTGGTCCAAGCCTACAAATGGTATGCCATTGCTTCCACCAATGGGGATGTGGTAGCCGGCGAAAACCTACGGGATTGCGCGGAAAATATGTCGGCCAAACAAATTGCCGTCGCCCAAAAGCTGGTGGCGTCGTGGGTGAAAATTCATCCGCCACAATTCACCAAGCCAACACAAACGAATCAACCCAAGGTAAAACCCAAACGCTTGTCCCCGCAGGAACGCGTTGAAGCGGCAGTACGGGCAGGGCTCGATATGCCGATGGACGCCGCACTCACGCCCGCCGACTGGGCGCGGGTGACGAAGCTTGATTTAGCCTCAATGCGATTGCGCGATCTTTCTTTGCTGGCTCAATGCCATGCACTGCGCGAAGTGGATCTCGGCAGAAATGGCCTTTCCAATCTCACACCGCTGGCGGGGCTATCCAAGCTGGAAGTGATCTATGCCTATGAAAACCGCATCGCCGACCTCAAGCCGTTGGCCAAACTCACCGCCCTGCGCGAGCTTCAGCTCTCCATCAATCCCCCCATCAACGATCTGCAGCCGCTGGCTAACCTCGCCCAACTTGAGGTGCTGGAACTCGACAGCTGCGGCGCGACTAATCTCCAGCCCCTCGCGCGCCTCACCCAACTCCGCCGCCTCGTGTTGACCTCCAATAAGGCAACCGACGTGACCCCGCTGTACAGCCTCACGAAGCTGCGCTTTCTCTCCATCAAACATTGCCCCATCCCGCCCGCGCAAGCCGCGGCCCTGCGCAAGGCATTGCCCAATTGCAAAATATTCGGGCCGTAA
- a CDS encoding flippase-like domain-containing protein, whose protein sequence is MKKKWRFLLLAVGLALFVWFIQRTGWTDIRDPFAKLGPWMFVALIPYAIVFTIDCVGWQFTFGPTALKGIPFRVVWSIRLIGEAINNVIPSMYVGGEAVKVGLLKRQGVPMVTAASAAVRSKTAQSVAQSTFIALGAAVAAVALPAEHTEIKWAFAAIALFAFTCMALLFRIQRHGLCSTLIGWVRRLGFGLKSLVPKEKKIREFDDEIYVFYNRDRKYFRWCTLTYLAGWMFDTVEIMVVAHLLGAQVTWADAFAIEAFISVARGFNTVVPGALGVQEFSVVGLFTLFGYGHELGAQYAVVRRGRDVFFAALGWLLLYVGEATWKSLRTESQAEDAS, encoded by the coding sequence GTGAAAAAAAAATGGCGCTTCTTGTTGCTCGCCGTGGGCCTTGCGTTGTTTGTGTGGTTCATCCAACGCACCGGCTGGACGGACATCCGCGACCCCTTTGCCAAGCTCGGCCCGTGGATGTTCGTGGCGCTCATTCCATACGCGATCGTGTTCACAATCGATTGCGTCGGCTGGCAGTTTACCTTTGGGCCGACGGCGTTGAAGGGCATTCCATTTCGCGTGGTGTGGAGCATTCGGCTCATTGGCGAAGCGATTAACAACGTGATTCCCAGTATGTACGTGGGCGGCGAGGCGGTGAAAGTGGGGCTGCTCAAACGCCAAGGCGTGCCGATGGTCACCGCGGCCTCGGCGGCGGTACGATCGAAGACGGCTCAGTCGGTGGCGCAATCCACCTTCATCGCGCTGGGTGCTGCGGTGGCGGCGGTAGCGTTGCCCGCGGAACACACGGAAATCAAATGGGCATTCGCCGCCATCGCGTTATTCGCCTTCACGTGTATGGCGCTGCTTTTCCGCATCCAACGACACGGGCTTTGCTCCACGCTCATCGGGTGGGTGCGGCGACTGGGATTTGGGCTGAAGTCGCTGGTGCCCAAGGAGAAAAAAATTCGCGAATTCGATGATGAAATTTATGTTTTTTACAATCGCGACAGAAAATATTTCCGCTGGTGCACACTCACGTATCTTGCCGGCTGGATGTTCGACACCGTGGAAATTATGGTCGTCGCCCATCTGCTCGGCGCGCAAGTGACGTGGGCCGATGCCTTTGCAATCGAAGCCTTCATCAGCGTGGCGCGAGGGTTTAACACCGTGGTGCCCGGCGCTCTGGGCGTGCAGGAGTTCAGCGTGGTGGGGCTGTTCACGCTCTTCGGCTACGGCCACGAGCTGGGCGCGCAGTATGCGGTCGTGCGGCGCGGACGCGATGTGTTTTTCGCGGCACTCGGCTGGCTGCTACTTTACGTCGGTGAAGCCACCTGGAAATCCCTGCGCACCGAATCCCAAGCCGAAGACGCAAGCTAA
- a CDS encoding CDP-alcohol phosphatidyltransferase family protein: MSVSVFLLADDSACHRTIAGLSVLDRLVMTAHRAGAEDITLVCAGERPKLTRAKALGTAVNWVEEMPPLEENSLIASGQLVVQLPDFKKVLTEGGRLFSETREPLPCGWVAEWKNSLEDSLPDRPRIHARGVACAVKDGLSAAQAEDALWDTMGSPTDGLVDTHFNRPMGRPLSRLLIHTRVTPNQVSVFATLLGVVAAACFTIGLPQWMILGAVLLQLSAVMGCIDGDLARMGFKETAIGKWIELGGNQIVRLCLFAGLGAGVYKLNGNSGPALWLGLSAAVGTVIFFAVMLRAHVRLQSFINKTANRDFSVLLLALVIAQRVDWFLWMAAIGVHLFWIAALWVHQRDDAEVTA, translated from the coding sequence GTGAGTGTTTCTGTGTTTTTATTGGCTGATGACTCCGCGTGTCACCGCACGATTGCGGGACTTTCGGTGCTGGATCGGTTGGTGATGACTGCTCACCGTGCGGGCGCGGAGGACATCACTCTCGTTTGCGCCGGCGAACGGCCCAAGCTCACGCGCGCCAAAGCACTGGGGACCGCGGTGAACTGGGTAGAGGAGATGCCCCCGTTGGAGGAAAATTCACTCATCGCTTCCGGCCAATTGGTGGTGCAGTTGCCGGATTTTAAAAAAGTGCTGACTGAAGGCGGTCGATTATTTTCTGAAACGCGCGAACCGCTGCCGTGCGGCTGGGTGGCGGAATGGAAAAATTCGTTGGAAGATTCGTTGCCGGATCGCCCGCGCATCCATGCCCGTGGCGTGGCGTGTGCGGTGAAGGATGGCCTCAGCGCCGCGCAGGCGGAGGACGCCCTTTGGGACACGATGGGCAGCCCCACCGATGGCCTTGTGGACACGCATTTCAATCGTCCGATGGGTCGGCCATTGTCGCGGTTGCTGATTCACACGCGGGTCACGCCAAACCAGGTTTCTGTTTTCGCCACATTGCTGGGCGTGGTTGCGGCGGCTTGTTTCACGATTGGTTTGCCCCAATGGATGATCCTCGGCGCGGTGCTGTTGCAACTCTCGGCGGTGATGGGCTGCATCGATGGCGACCTCGCGCGGATGGGGTTTAAGGAAACTGCAATCGGCAAGTGGATTGAATTGGGCGGGAACCAAATTGTACGACTGTGCCTGTTCGCCGGCCTCGGCGCAGGGGTTTACAAACTCAACGGCAACAGTGGTCCGGCGTTGTGGCTGGGGCTTTCTGCGGCAGTGGGCACGGTGATTTTCTTCGCGGTGATGCTGCGCGCTCACGTTCGGCTCCAGTCGTTTATCAACAAAACCGCCAACCGCGATTTCTCCGTGCTGCTGCTCGCGCTGGTCATTGCGCAACGCGTTGATTGGTTTCTATGGATGGCGGCGATTGGCGTTCATTTGTTTTGGATCGCGGCGCTGTGGGTGCATCAACGCGATGACGCGGAGGTAACCGCGTGA